One window of the Nitratidesulfovibrio sp. genome contains the following:
- a CDS encoding methyltransferase domain-containing protein, whose translation MLRGDEFRSSYRFSLGCSDQTDTRFEYITRRVAGKSVLHVGCADHAELLERKMRDGTWLHGRITDVAARCLGVDVNERAVAELTNRYGCDNVAVLDMFSQDERLAGWWDYIVLGEVLEHMDDPVGFLRRLRETYAGRAGAVIITVPNAFFYKNFKLALRGREVINSDHRYWFTPYTLAKVLTVAGFAVGDVRSTQDSSLKFMPNITWALLRHVPLLRSNVVATAAFETGA comes from the coding sequence ATGCTGCGAGGGGACGAATTCAGGAGCAGCTACAGGTTTTCCCTGGGCTGTTCCGACCAGACGGATACCCGGTTCGAGTACATAACGCGGCGGGTGGCTGGCAAAAGCGTCCTGCACGTGGGGTGCGCCGACCATGCGGAGCTGCTGGAAAGGAAGATGCGCGACGGCACGTGGCTGCACGGCCGCATCACCGATGTGGCCGCGCGCTGCCTTGGCGTGGACGTGAACGAGCGGGCCGTGGCCGAACTGACCAACCGCTACGGCTGCGACAACGTGGCCGTGCTGGACATGTTTTCACAGGACGAGCGGCTTGCCGGATGGTGGGACTACATCGTGCTCGGCGAGGTGCTGGAGCACATGGACGACCCGGTGGGGTTTCTGCGCAGGCTGCGCGAAACCTACGCGGGGCGCGCCGGTGCCGTGATCATCACGGTGCCCAACGCCTTTTTCTACAAGAATTTCAAGCTGGCGCTGCGCGGACGAGAGGTGATCAACTCTGACCACCGCTACTGGTTCACGCCCTACACACTGGCCAAGGTGCTGACCGTGGCCGGTTTTGCGGTGGGGGATGTCCGTTCCACGCAGGATTCCAGCCTGAAGTTCATGCCCAACATCACCTGGGCGCTGTTGCGCCATGTGCCCT